The Pirellulales bacterium genome segment GTGCGGCAGTTGAACGAAGTGGTCAATCGCATCATCCGCCAGCGGCGCGAAAGCGGCGGCGACCGGGGCGATTTGCTTTCCAAGCTCATCGGCGCGCGCGACGAAGTCGATCACACCGGCATGACCGACCGCCAACTGCGCGACGAAGTGATGACGCTATTTCTGGCCGGCCACGAAACCACCGCCAACGCTTTGGTATGGACGTGGTATTTGCTCGCGCTCAATCCTGATGTCGAACGACGCCTGCTGGCCGAAATTTCCAGCGTGGTGGGTGATCGCTGGCCGGAGCTGACCGATGTGCCGAAGCTCACCTACACCGAGGCCGTGCTAAAAGAAGCCATGCGATTATTCCCGCCGGCCTTCGCCTTCAGTCGCCGCGTGCTGTCGCCGGTTACGATTGGCGGCTACGATTTGCCCGTCGGCAGCGCGGTGCTGATGAGCCAATGGGTGATGCATCGCGACCCGCGCTGGTTCGATCAACCCGAGAGTTTTCTCCCCGAGCGCTGGCTATCCGAAGTCCCATCACCCTCTCTCCCCATCACCCCATCACCCTCTCTCCCCATCACCCCATCAACTCGCCCGCCCTACGCCTACTTTCCCTTCGGCGGTGGTCCGCGCATTTGCATTGGCAACACATTTGCGATGCTGGAAATGGTGCTGGTTGTGGCGGCCATCGCCCCGCGCTTCCGCTTCGAGCTGATCGAGCCGGAAAAAGTTCGCCCCTGGCCCTCGGTCACGCTCCGTTCCAACAACGGCGTTCCGGCCATCATTCATCCGCGGCATTAGATCTATCTGGCGTGTGCCGTCCCTCGTTATAATAGGGCATCAATACACATGCGTAATGCCATATTGTGGAAGAGTCAGCTACATGGAAGAGCGAAAGAATCCGTCCGCACCTGCGCCCCCGTCTAAATCGAACTCGCCGCAAGCTCCCACCGCCGGCTCGCCGCAATCTGCCACAGGCAACGCCTCTCCAAACGGCGCGGTTCCGGCTGCATCGAATGCTGGCCCGGCCAATGTCAACCCAGTCAGCCCGGAAGCGGTCAAAGTCGCCTCGCAAGAGCTGGCCACGGCCCTCATCGCCGCCGCCACCGACAACGTCGCCATTTCAGCCGGCCTCACCCCCGCGGTCGCCACAGACCAATTAAAAAGTCTCGATCGCCAGCGGATTGCCGACCTCATCGAGCAAATTAAAGAATCGGCCGACAAGCTCGCCGCCGACCAGCCCAGCCGTGGCGATCTGAAAATTCTCAGCCGCACCATGCGCGAGCTGCGCTACGCCTTCAAGGTGTTTTCGCCGTATCGCTCGCATCGCAAAGTCACGGTATTCGGCTCCGCCCGCACCCGGCCCGATAAACCCACATATCAACAGGCCGTCAAATTCGGTCGGGCGATGGCGGAAATTGGCTGGCTGGTGGTCACCGGCGCGGCCAGCGGCATTATGGAAGCCGGGCATGTCGGCGCCGGCCGCGAAAACTCGATGGGGCTGAACATCATGCTCCCCTTCGAGCAATCGTCCAATCCCATCATCGCCGGCGATCCCAAGCTGGTGCACATGAAATACTTTTTCACGCGCAAGCTGATGTTCGTGAAAGAGTGTGATGCCGTGGCCTTGTTCCCCGGCGGCTTCGGCACGCTGGATGAAGGGCTGGAAGTGCTCACGCTTTTGCAAACCGGCAAGCGAGACATGGTGCCGGTGGTGTTCGTCGACGAGCCGGGCGGAAAATTCTGGCAGCCGCTGCTGGAATTCTTCACCAACCGCTTGCTGGCCGACGGCATGGTCTCGTCGGAAGATTCGTCATTGTATCGATGGACCGATTCGGTCGAAACCGCCGTTGGCGAAATCCAACAGTTCTTCCGCGTCTATCACAGCATGCGCTATGT includes the following:
- a CDS encoding cytochrome P450, whose amino-acid sequence is MPAHRLPPSPPGRWPLGNLPDFRRDMLGFFTRCAREHGDFVAVRLGPRRVNLAFHPDFVEQVLVTENKKFGKSYVFELLRPMLGNGLLNSEGEFWLRQRRLMQPAFNKNSVNNYAGAIVSHTQRLLNEWNDGRQTTLHQEMSRLTLAIVGQALMDLDLGDVSNQVGPPLESAMRDFSHRFESAWNPPIWVPTPRNRRAKRNVRQLNEVVNRIIRQRRESGGDRGDLLSKLIGARDEVDHTGMTDRQLRDEVMTLFLAGHETTANALVWTWYLLALNPDVERRLLAEISSVVGDRWPELTDVPKLTYTEAVLKEAMRLFPPAFAFSRRVLSPVTIGGYDLPVGSAVLMSQWVMHRDPRWFDQPESFLPERWLSEVPSPSLPITPSPSLPITPSTRPPYAYFPFGGGPRICIGNTFAMLEMVLVVAAIAPRFRFELIEPEKVRPWPSVTLRSNNGVPAIIHPRH
- a CDS encoding TIGR00730 family Rossman fold protein is translated as MEERKNPSAPAPPSKSNSPQAPTAGSPQSATGNASPNGAVPAASNAGPANVNPVSPEAVKVASQELATALIAAATDNVAISAGLTPAVATDQLKSLDRQRIADLIEQIKESADKLAADQPSRGDLKILSRTMRELRYAFKVFSPYRSHRKVTVFGSARTRPDKPTYQQAVKFGRAMAEIGWLVVTGAASGIMEAGHVGAGRENSMGLNIMLPFEQSSNPIIAGDPKLVHMKYFFTRKLMFVKECDAVALFPGGFGTLDEGLEVLTLLQTGKRDMVPVVFVDEPGGKFWQPLLEFFTNRLLADGMVSSEDSSLYRWTDSVETAVGEIQQFFRVYHSMRYVKNKLVFRLQTPIGEQLLADINARFRDILVDGGFTLDGPQKEERDEPALISLPRLVFHFNRRSLGRLRQLIDTINAGKILASNRGTLAN